A region of Subdoligranulum variabile DNA encodes the following proteins:
- the thiE gene encoding thiamine phosphate synthase — protein MNFDKDRLRLYAVTDRSWLHGQTLRAQVEAALQGGVTCVQLREKQLHRESFIHLGRSIGCLCQRYGVPLIINDDLEVALACGADGVHVGQDDLPVEEVRRRVGDKMIVGVSAHTPEEARRAYEGGADYLGAGAVFGSTTKNNVTALSHETLRAICDAVPIPVVAIGGITRENLPRLAGTGVAGVAVVSAIFAAEDITAASRELRALSDAMTQSH, from the coding sequence ATGAACTTCGATAAAGACCGGCTGCGGCTCTACGCCGTCACCGACCGCAGCTGGCTGCACGGCCAGACGCTGCGCGCCCAGGTGGAGGCCGCTTTACAGGGCGGCGTGACCTGTGTGCAGCTGCGGGAAAAGCAGCTGCACCGGGAGAGTTTTATCCATCTGGGCCGCAGCATCGGCTGCCTGTGCCAGCGCTACGGCGTGCCGCTGATCATCAACGACGACCTGGAGGTAGCGCTGGCCTGCGGCGCCGACGGCGTCCATGTGGGACAGGACGACCTGCCGGTGGAAGAAGTGCGCCGCCGGGTGGGCGACAAGATGATCGTGGGCGTATCGGCCCACACCCCCGAGGAAGCCCGCCGGGCGTACGAAGGCGGGGCTGACTATCTGGGCGCCGGGGCGGTGTTCGGCAGCACAACAAAAAACAACGTGACCGCTCTCTCCCACGAAACGCTGCGCGCCATCTGTGACGCTGTGCCCATCCCTGTGGTGGCCATCGGCGGCATCACCCGGGAGAACCTGCCCCGGCTGGCCGGCACCGGCGTAGCCGGGGTGGCAGTGGTCTCGGCCATCTTTGCCGCCGAGGACATCACCGCCGCCAGCCGGGAACTGCGCGCCCTCTCGGACGCCATGACCCAATCCCACTGA
- the thiC gene encoding phosphomethylpyrimidine synthase ThiC translates to MSERNYATQMEAARKGIVTPQLEIVAKKERMTVEELLPLVASGKVVIPANKNHTCLDPEGVGSMLRTKINVNLGVSRDCKDYDVEMQKVMAAVKMGGEAIMDLSSHGNTQPFRQKLTHECPAMIGTVPVYDSVIHYQRDLDTLTAKDFIDVVRLHAQDGVDFVTLHCGITRKTIDQIRKHKRKMNIVSRGGSLVFAWMCMTGEENPFYQYYDEILDICREYDVTISLGDACRPGCLADATDVCQIEELVRLGELTKRAWEKDVQVMVEGPGHVPMDQIAANMKVQQSICMGAPFYVLGPLVTDIAPGYDHITAAIGGAIAAMNGAAFLCYVTPAEHLALPNLEDVKQGIIASKIAAHAADIAKGVRGAREIDDKMGDARRALDWEAQWACALDPETAKAIRADRSPEHDDTCSMCGKFCAVRSMNKALNGEHIDIL, encoded by the coding sequence ATGAGTGAACGGAATTATGCCACCCAGATGGAGGCGGCGCGCAAGGGCATCGTGACCCCGCAGCTGGAGATCGTTGCCAAAAAAGAGCGTATGACGGTGGAGGAGCTGCTGCCCCTGGTGGCCAGCGGCAAGGTGGTCATCCCCGCCAACAAGAACCACACCTGCCTGGACCCCGAGGGCGTGGGTTCCATGCTGCGCACCAAGATCAACGTGAACCTGGGCGTGTCGCGGGACTGCAAGGACTACGACGTGGAGATGCAGAAGGTGATGGCCGCCGTCAAGATGGGCGGCGAGGCCATCATGGACCTGTCCAGCCACGGCAACACCCAGCCCTTCCGCCAGAAGCTGACCCACGAGTGTCCCGCCATGATCGGCACCGTGCCGGTGTATGACAGCGTCATCCACTACCAGCGGGATCTGGACACCCTGACCGCCAAGGACTTCATCGACGTGGTGCGGCTCCACGCCCAGGACGGCGTGGACTTCGTGACGCTGCACTGCGGCATCACCCGCAAGACCATCGACCAGATCCGCAAGCACAAGCGCAAGATGAACATCGTCTCCCGGGGCGGTTCGCTGGTCTTCGCCTGGATGTGCATGACCGGGGAGGAAAATCCGTTCTATCAGTATTATGACGAGATTCTCGACATCTGCCGGGAATACGACGTCACCATCTCTCTGGGCGACGCCTGCCGTCCCGGCTGTCTGGCCGACGCCACCGACGTCTGCCAGATCGAGGAGCTGGTGCGGCTGGGCGAGCTGACCAAGCGCGCCTGGGAGAAGGATGTCCAGGTCATGGTGGAAGGCCCCGGCCACGTGCCCATGGACCAGATCGCCGCCAACATGAAGGTGCAGCAGTCCATCTGCATGGGCGCCCCCTTCTATGTGCTGGGCCCCCTGGTCACCGACATTGCCCCCGGCTACGACCACATCACGGCAGCCATCGGCGGCGCCATTGCCGCCATGAACGGCGCGGCCTTCCTGTGCTATGTGACCCCCGCCGAGCATCTGGCCCTGCCCAACCTGGAGGACGTGAAGCAGGGCATCATCGCCAGCAAGATCGCCGCCCATGCCGCCGACATCGCCAAGGGGGTGCGCGGCGCCCGGGAGATCGACGACAAGATGGGCGATGCCCGCCGCGCCCTGGACTGGGAAGCTCAGTGGGCCTGCGCCCTGGACCCCGAGACCGCCAAGGCCATCCGGGCAGACCGCTCCCCCGAGCATGACGACACCTGCTCCATGTGTGGCAAGTTCTGCGCCGTGCGCAGCATGAACAAAGCCCTGAACGGCGAACACATCGACATTCTGTAA
- the thiD gene encoding bifunctional hydroxymethylpyrimidine kinase/phosphomethylpyrimidine kinase has translation MRTALSIAGSDSSAGAGIQADLKTMTMNGVYGMTAITALTAQNTTGVTAISEVSPEFLAQQLDAVFTDIRPDAVKIGMVSSPALIEVIGERLRFYQAKHIVVDPVMVATSGARLIRPEAVETLTRTLLPLAEVATPNIPEAELLAGCTIESPAEMEAAARTIRDRYGCAVLLKGGHCVNDANDLLLDGSGARWFTGKRIATTNTHGTGCTLSSAIAANLAKGFALPDAVQRAKDYLSGALAAGLDLGKGSGPMDHAWTLQGRYAEQAD, from the coding sequence ATGAGAACTGCATTATCCATCGCCGGAAGCGATTCCAGCGCAGGCGCCGGTATTCAGGCCGATCTCAAAACGATGACGATGAACGGCGTCTACGGCATGACCGCCATCACCGCTTTGACCGCCCAAAACACCACCGGCGTGACCGCCATTTCCGAAGTCAGCCCCGAATTCCTGGCCCAGCAGCTGGACGCGGTGTTCACCGACATCCGCCCCGACGCCGTCAAGATCGGGATGGTCTCCTCCCCCGCCCTCATCGAGGTCATCGGGGAGCGGCTGCGGTTTTACCAAGCCAAACACATCGTGGTGGACCCCGTGATGGTGGCCACCAGCGGTGCGCGGCTCATCCGCCCCGAGGCCGTGGAGACGCTGACCAGAACCCTGCTGCCTCTGGCCGAGGTGGCCACCCCCAACATTCCCGAGGCGGAACTGCTGGCGGGCTGCACCATCGAAAGCCCCGCGGAGATGGAGGCGGCCGCCCGGACCATCCGGGACCGGTACGGCTGCGCCGTGCTGCTCAAGGGCGGGCACTGTGTCAACGACGCCAACGACCTGCTGCTGGACGGCAGCGGCGCCCGGTGGTTCACCGGCAAGCGCATCGCCACCACCAACACCCACGGCACCGGCTGCACGCTGTCCAGCGCCATCGCGGCCAATCTGGCCAAGGGTTTTGCCCTGCCTGACGCCGTACAGCGGGCGAAGGACTATCTGTCCGGGGCGCTGGCCGCCGGGCTGGATCTGGGCAAGGGCAGCGGTCCCATGGACCACGCCTGGACCTTACAGGGACGTTACGCCGAACAAGCGGACTGA
- a CDS encoding zinc ribbon domain-containing protein — protein sequence MLCPQCGKSVEDGTMTCPYCGASLQPNAQPEASAPIYTRPPVADPPPAYQPAYQSSEMPVIQLMRRMARSPVFLVPAIAYTCMVLFQIAATFFGVAQVSLDPVVTQTVETNAFLQNIYTTSVTFSALPLSYIFSILAAVGIWMTFASAANQSGAPIKTAGLTLLRVLQIISLVVVCLLVLLLFGAVAILISTLGSYDNTGAASALIVVVLLIAAVIVALAILYSVKTITTIECFRRSIRTGTPQGKISVYVAVMSILGGLLSLLAVLSGNLFNALAGVAGAVSGIGFGVFLFRYREEFLKIPSPADAWHTR from the coding sequence ATGCTCTGTCCCCAGTGCGGAAAATCCGTCGAAGACGGCACGATGACCTGCCCGTATTGCGGTGCATCCCTGCAGCCCAACGCCCAACCGGAGGCCTCGGCGCCGATCTATACGCGGCCGCCGGTGGCTGACCCACCCCCGGCGTACCAGCCGGCGTACCAGTCGTCGGAAATGCCGGTGATCCAGCTGATGCGCCGGATGGCCCGCTCGCCGGTTTTTCTGGTGCCGGCCATTGCGTACACCTGTATGGTCCTTTTCCAGATAGCGGCTACCTTCTTCGGCGTCGCCCAGGTCTCTCTGGACCCGGTGGTCACCCAGACGGTGGAAACCAACGCGTTCCTTCAGAACATCTACACCACCTCGGTGACCTTCAGTGCCCTGCCGCTGAGCTATATCTTCTCCATCCTGGCGGCGGTGGGCATCTGGATGACCTTTGCCTCGGCGGCAAACCAGTCCGGTGCGCCCATCAAGACCGCCGGTCTGACCCTTCTCCGGGTCCTTCAGATCATTTCGCTGGTGGTGGTATGCCTGCTGGTGCTGCTGCTGTTCGGTGCCGTCGCCATCCTGATCAGCACGCTGGGGTCGTATGATAATACCGGTGCTGCCAGCGCGCTGATCGTGGTGGTTCTTCTGATCGCGGCCGTCATAGTAGCGCTGGCGATCCTCTATTCGGTGAAAACCATCACCACCATCGAATGCTTCCGCAGATCCATCCGGACGGGTACGCCTCAGGGCAAAATCTCTGTCTATGTGGCTGTTATGAGCATCCTGGGCGGTCTGCTCTCTCTTCTGGCGGTTCTCTCGGGCAACCTCTTCAATGCCCTGGCCGGTGTGGCCGGTGCGGTATCGGGCATCGGATTCGGTGTCTTCCTGTTCCGCTACCGGGAAGAGTTCCTGAAAATTCCCTCCCCGGCGGATGCCTGGCATACGCGGTAA
- a CDS encoding cation diffusion facilitator family transporter has product MATQNKTAPLDEAVVIRKLSLVSVIGNAVLSGFKLFAGVTGHSSAMISDAVHSFSDVLTTLIAWIGVKISKKASDEEHPYGHERLECVASLLLGVVLLLTGLGIGKAGLETIFSGNYQTLAVPGPIALAAAIISIVGKEAMYWYTRHYALLIHSSAFLADAWHHRSDAFSSIGSLIGIAGAMLGFPVLDSVASVVICLFILKVSYDILKDAINKLLDTSCGEEYENKLRAFISGRPGVEAVDLLHTRMFGNKVYIDLEIEVDGDKTLREAHEVAEQVHTDVEKEYPEVKHVMIHVNPAKT; this is encoded by the coding sequence ATGGCAACCCAAAACAAAACGGCACCGCTGGATGAAGCGGTGGTCATCCGCAAACTGTCCCTGGTCAGCGTCATCGGCAACGCGGTGCTCTCGGGATTCAAGCTGTTCGCCGGCGTCACCGGCCACTCCAGCGCCATGATCTCGGACGCCGTCCACTCCTTCTCCGATGTGCTCACCACCCTCATCGCCTGGATCGGCGTCAAGATCTCCAAAAAGGCGTCGGATGAGGAACATCCCTACGGCCACGAGCGGCTGGAATGCGTAGCCTCCCTGCTGCTGGGCGTGGTGCTGCTGCTCACCGGTCTGGGTATCGGCAAGGCCGGACTGGAGACCATCTTCTCCGGCAACTACCAGACCCTCGCCGTGCCCGGGCCCATCGCCCTGGCTGCCGCCATCATCTCCATCGTGGGCAAGGAGGCCATGTACTGGTACACCCGCCACTATGCCCTGCTCATCCATTCCTCGGCCTTCCTCGCCGACGCCTGGCATCACCGCTCCGACGCCTTCTCCTCCATCGGTTCCCTCATCGGCATCGCCGGTGCCATGCTGGGATTCCCGGTGCTGGACTCGGTGGCCAGCGTGGTCATCTGCCTGTTCATCCTGAAAGTGTCCTACGACATCCTGAAGGACGCCATCAACAAACTGCTGGACACCTCCTGCGGGGAGGAGTATGAAAACAAACTCCGCGCCTTCATCTCCGGCCGTCCCGGCGTGGAGGCCGTGGACCTGCTCCATACCCGGATGTTCGGCAACAAGGTCTACATCGACCTGGAGATTGAAGTCGACGGCGACAAAACGCTGCGGGAAGCCCACGAGGTGGCCGAACAGGTCCACACCGACGTGGAAAAGGAATATCCCGAAGTCAAGCATGTGATGATCCATGTAAACCCGGCCAAGACCTGA
- the thiM gene encoding hydroxyethylthiazole kinase, whose amino-acid sequence MFAPLLQNLRDRHPLVHAITNYVTANDCANLLLACGASPIMADEPEEAPEITARAAGLVLNLGTLHRATLPALPACGRTANARGIPVVLDPVGVGASRFRRDTALRLLREVRFTVIRGNLSEIETLARGQEGAPGVDSTDRVTADNLDACCALVREFARRTGAVVAMSGSVDLVSDGQTVYCIRNGHPMMGLVTGTGCQLSCLTGAFAAANPDRPLEAAAAAVCAMGLCGEIAHARLGPEDGSGSFRTYLMDAVCRLTPDQLEKGARYELR is encoded by the coding sequence ATGTTTGCACCGCTCCTCCAGAATCTGCGGGACCGCCATCCGCTGGTCCACGCCATCACCAACTACGTCACCGCCAACGACTGCGCCAACCTGCTGCTGGCCTGCGGGGCCTCCCCCATCATGGCCGATGAGCCGGAGGAAGCCCCCGAGATCACGGCCCGGGCCGCCGGGCTGGTGCTGAACCTGGGCACCCTGCACCGAGCCACCCTGCCCGCGCTGCCCGCCTGTGGCCGCACCGCCAATGCCCGGGGCATCCCTGTGGTGCTGGACCCGGTGGGAGTGGGGGCCTCCCGTTTTCGCCGGGACACCGCCCTGCGCCTGCTGCGGGAGGTGCGGTTCACCGTCATCCGGGGCAATCTCTCCGAGATCGAGACCCTGGCCCGGGGTCAGGAGGGCGCTCCCGGCGTGGACAGCACCGACCGGGTGACCGCCGACAATCTGGACGCCTGCTGCGCCCTGGTCCGGGAATTTGCCCGCCGCACAGGAGCCGTGGTGGCCATGAGCGGCTCCGTGGATCTGGTCAGCGACGGGCAGACCGTCTACTGCATTCGCAACGGTCACCCCATGATGGGGCTGGTCACCGGCACGGGCTGTCAGCTTTCCTGCCTGACGGGGGCTTTTGCGGCGGCCAACCCCGACCGGCCGCTGGAAGCTGCCGCCGCGGCGGTATGTGCCATGGGACTGTGCGGTGAGATCGCCCACGCCCGGCTGGGGCCGGAGGACGGCAGCGGCAGCTTCCGCACCTACCTGATGGACGCCGTGTGCCGTCTGACCCCCGACCAACTGGAGAAAGGAGCCCGTTATGAACTTCGATAA